The following proteins are co-located in the Fructilactobacillus carniphilus genome:
- a CDS encoding amino acid ABC transporter permease, translating into MLEIITSSLPSLLSAMLKFTIPLSLISFAIGMVIAFLVALIRTLNPNFGPVGKPLWLILRAVISFYVWAFRSTPLLVQLFIIFFGLPSVGIKLAPFVAALIGFSLNMGAYGSETIRAALLSVNQEQWEAAYTLGFSTPQTLWHFIIPQALRTALPPLSNEFIGLVKDTSLASTITIAEMFQVSQQIAAQNFEPLLMYVEVAALYAVLCSILNVLQHYLEKRSSQYLKGAAD; encoded by the coding sequence ATGCTGGAAATTATTACCTCGTCATTACCGAGCTTACTAAGTGCGATGCTAAAGTTTACCATTCCGTTATCGTTGATTTCCTTTGCAATTGGAATGGTGATTGCGTTCTTGGTGGCGCTAATCAGAACTTTAAATCCTAATTTCGGACCCGTGGGAAAACCGTTGTGGTTAATTTTACGGGCCGTCATTAGTTTCTACGTGTGGGCCTTTCGGTCGACGCCATTGTTAGTGCAATTATTTATTATTTTCTTTGGATTACCGTCCGTTGGAATTAAACTGGCGCCGTTTGTTGCAGCTTTAATTGGATTTTCATTGAACATGGGGGCCTACGGTTCAGAAACAATCAGAGCTGCCTTGCTGTCCGTTAACCAGGAACAATGGGAAGCCGCTTACACACTGGGATTCTCTACGCCACAGACGTTATGGCACTTTATCATTCCACAAGCCTTACGCACGGCGTTACCACCGCTGTCAAACGAATTCATTGGGCTGGTTAAAGATACGTCGTTGGCCAGCACGATTACGATTGCGGAAATGTTTCAGGTCAGTCAACAAATCGCGGCGCAAAACTTTGAACCGCTGTTGATGTACGTAGAAGTGGCGGCGTTGTACGCAGTGCTTTGTTCCATTCTAAATGTACTCCAGCACTACCTAGAAAAACGGTCATCACAATATCTAAAGGGGGCCGCTGACTGA
- a CDS encoding amino acid ABC transporter ATP-binding protein, whose amino-acid sequence MLKIEDVQKSFGKKHVLQGISTEFPEHQTTVIVGPSGSGKTTLLRSLDLLVQPDQGTLTLGSLQVNFANPIEKKVKNELRDQTSMVFQNWNLFPNLTILKNITAAPIYVQKVDKAQAEQQAHALLQEVGLDDYADAYPNELSGGQQQRISICRALAVKPQYILLDEPTSALDPEMETQVLKMLEKLSDNGQSMIMVTHNMQFAKDAADKILFLEAGQLQFDGSCADFFTDPSPRVTNFLQGISLK is encoded by the coding sequence ATGTTAAAAATTGAAGACGTCCAAAAAAGCTTTGGAAAAAAGCACGTGTTACAGGGAATTAGTACCGAATTTCCTGAACATCAGACGACGGTGATTGTCGGACCCTCAGGATCCGGGAAAACCACTTTGTTGCGGTCGTTAGATCTCTTGGTACAACCTGATCAGGGAACGTTAACGTTAGGTTCATTGCAGGTTAATTTTGCCAATCCCATCGAAAAAAAGGTTAAAAACGAACTTCGGGATCAGACCAGTATGGTGTTTCAAAATTGGAACTTATTTCCTAATTTGACCATTCTGAAAAACATCACTGCTGCGCCAATCTACGTGCAAAAGGTGGATAAAGCACAAGCAGAACAACAGGCTCATGCTTTACTGCAAGAAGTTGGACTCGATGATTACGCGGATGCTTATCCGAATGAATTATCAGGAGGGCAGCAGCAACGAATCTCGATTTGTCGGGCGCTGGCGGTGAAGCCCCAGTACATTTTATTGGACGAACCGACAAGTGCGCTGGATCCAGAAATGGAAACCCAGGTTTTGAAAATGTTAGAGAAATTATCTGACAACGGTCAATCCATGATCATGGTGACGCATAACATGCAGTTCGCTAAGGATGCGGCCGATAAGATTCTGTTCTTAGAAGCTGGTCAATTACAATTTGATGGTTCCTGTGCCGATTTCTTTACCGATCCATCACCTCGAGTAACCAACTTTTTACAGGGCATTTCTTTGAAATAA
- the metK gene encoding methionine adenosyltransferase has protein sequence MKEKHLFTSESVSEGHPDKIADHISDAILDAILRQDPDARVACETSVTTGLVLVFGEVSTTADVNIREIVRETIRKAGYDDPAYGFDADNVAVLVSIDEQSPDIAQGVDESEETRSGKGDPLDQIGAGDQGIMFGYATDETPELMPLPISLAHKLMRKTAAVRKSGAIEYLRPDAKAEVTVEFDEAGQPLRVDTVVLSTQHDPDVTQAQIKQDVVSKIVKQVIPAEYLDDETKYLINPTGKFVIGGPNGDAGLTGRKIIVDTYGGSAHHGGGAFSGKDATKVDRSASYAARYIAKNIVAAGLAHRVEIQLAYAIGVAEPVSIQVDTFGTSDYSEEELIQAIRQTFDLRPAGIIQMLDLQRPIYKQTATYGHFGRDDIDLPWEHTDRVAQLQAELPKK, from the coding sequence ATGAAAGAGAAACATTTATTTACGTCCGAATCGGTGTCGGAAGGACATCCCGATAAAATTGCTGATCACATTAGTGATGCCATTTTAGATGCCATTTTGCGCCAGGATCCAGATGCACGGGTGGCGTGTGAAACGTCCGTAACCACTGGATTAGTGTTAGTTTTTGGAGAAGTGTCCACCACGGCGGACGTCAACATTCGCGAGATTGTTAGAGAGACGATTCGCAAGGCCGGATATGATGATCCCGCTTATGGGTTTGATGCCGATAACGTGGCTGTGTTGGTTTCAATTGATGAACAATCACCAGACATCGCACAGGGAGTCGATGAATCAGAAGAAACCCGGTCTGGCAAGGGGGATCCTCTTGATCAAATCGGAGCGGGAGACCAGGGAATCATGTTTGGGTACGCAACTGACGAAACTCCGGAACTGATGCCCCTACCAATTTCGTTGGCCCATAAACTGATGCGTAAAACCGCCGCAGTTCGTAAGAGTGGTGCAATTGAGTACCTGCGTCCGGATGCCAAGGCCGAGGTAACGGTTGAATTTGATGAAGCAGGGCAACCATTACGGGTCGATACAGTTGTCCTTAGTACCCAACACGATCCGGATGTGACCCAAGCACAGATTAAACAAGATGTGGTTAGTAAAATTGTCAAACAGGTCATTCCCGCCGAGTACCTTGATGACGAAACTAAGTATTTGATTAACCCAACCGGTAAGTTTGTAATTGGGGGACCCAATGGGGACGCTGGGTTAACTGGTCGAAAGATTATCGTGGATACCTACGGGGGTTCTGCTCACCACGGTGGTGGAGCCTTTTCCGGGAAAGATGCGACAAAGGTCGATCGTTCAGCGAGTTATGCCGCTCGCTACATTGCCAAAAACATTGTAGCCGCTGGCTTAGCCCACCGAGTAGAAATTCAGTTAGCCTACGCGATTGGGGTAGCTGAACCGGTTTCCATTCAAGTGGATACCTTTGGGACTTCTGATTATTCAGAAGAAGAACTAATTCAAGCCATCCGCCAAACGTTTGACCTACGGCCGGCCGGCATTATCCAAATGTTGGACTTACAACGACCGATTTACAAACAAACGGCCACTTACGGTCACTTTGGCCGCGACGATATTGATTTACCTTGGGAACACACCGATCGGGTAGCCCAGTTACAAGCGGAGCTCCCGAAAAAATAA
- a CDS encoding MDR family MFS transporter, translated as MPARTTNVKVVTIALFIATFMSAIEGTIVSTAMPTIVGDLHGVSLMNWVFSIFLLTNAIATPIYGKLADQLGRKRVFIFGLGVFTLGSLFSGMSGRMETLILWRALQGVGAGVIMPVSFTIVADMYPFQKRADVVGLLGSAWGIASIVAPLLGGFIVDQLSWHWIFFVNVPIGLVTIGLIAWFLVEPAAKRSTHIDYGGVFLIAVVLLAIMYLFQLLGENPLHWLMMAICVVVAIVGMLLFIYQERRAVDPIIPLSMFKQRTFVTQNLIAALISGFIFAYEVYLPDWTQGILGLPATMAGFAITPSSIMWIIGSFWTGKLLAKFRPQLITYLSLIFIGCGSLASVLIPISTPFWAFFIISGVMGVGFGLCITNASVTVQNEVAQDQIGVASSFNTLSRTLGQTLMISIFGIVMNTTMLHGVHSHPQTNMKLMNELINPQTAKLLPAHLIPQLREILYAALHNVFLVAGLLVVATLVVNWFDRKART; from the coding sequence ATGCCAGCACGAACGACAAACGTGAAAGTCGTGACCATTGCCCTGTTTATTGCCACCTTTATGAGTGCAATTGAGGGAACGATTGTGTCCACGGCTATGCCTACGATTGTGGGAGATCTCCATGGGGTTTCTCTCATGAACTGGGTCTTTTCCATTTTTCTCTTAACCAACGCGATTGCCACACCGATTTACGGAAAATTGGCGGACCAGTTGGGGCGCAAACGGGTTTTCATCTTTGGCCTGGGGGTTTTTACCTTAGGTTCGCTTTTCTCTGGAATGTCTGGAAGAATGGAAACGCTAATTTTATGGCGGGCTCTCCAGGGAGTGGGAGCCGGAGTAATCATGCCGGTTTCGTTTACCATCGTGGCCGATATGTATCCCTTTCAAAAACGGGCGGATGTGGTCGGGCTGCTAGGGTCCGCCTGGGGAATCGCCTCTATCGTAGCGCCATTACTAGGGGGCTTCATTGTTGATCAACTCTCGTGGCACTGGATTTTCTTCGTTAACGTGCCGATTGGTTTGGTAACAATCGGCCTAATTGCCTGGTTTTTGGTGGAACCGGCTGCGAAGCGTTCCACTCACATTGACTATGGCGGAGTCTTTTTAATTGCGGTGGTCTTGTTGGCCATCATGTACCTCTTTCAATTATTGGGAGAAAACCCATTGCACTGGCTAATGATGGCAATCTGTGTTGTGGTAGCCATCGTTGGCATGCTGCTTTTTATCTATCAAGAACGGCGAGCTGTCGATCCCATTATCCCGTTAAGCATGTTTAAACAACGGACTTTTGTAACGCAAAACTTGATTGCAGCTCTGATTAGCGGCTTCATCTTTGCCTATGAGGTTTATTTACCAGATTGGACCCAGGGGATTCTGGGTTTACCCGCAACCATGGCTGGTTTTGCGATTACTCCGAGTTCGATTATGTGGATCATTGGTTCCTTTTGGACCGGGAAGTTGCTGGCGAAGTTTCGGCCCCAGTTGATTACCTACCTGAGTTTAATTTTCATTGGGTGTGGGAGCTTGGCCTCCGTGTTAATTCCGATTAGTACGCCATTTTGGGCCTTCTTCATCATTTCGGGCGTCATGGGAGTCGGATTCGGATTGTGCATCACAAACGCCTCGGTAACGGTGCAAAATGAGGTCGCTCAAGATCAAATTGGAGTGGCTTCCTCGTTTAATACCCTCAGTCGAACGTTAGGTCAGACCTTGATGATTTCCATATTTGGGATTGTGATGAATACCACGATGCTGCATGGGGTGCACAGTCATCCCCAGACCAACATGAAACTGATGAATGAATTAATTAATCCACAGACGGCTAAGTTATTACCAGCTCATTTAATTCCTCAGCTCCGCGAAATTTTGTATGCAGCGTTACACAACGTCTTTCTAGTCGCCGGCTTGCTGGTAGTGGCAACGCTCGTGGTAAACTGGTTTGACCGAAAAGCTCGTACTTAG
- a CDS encoding tRNA (mnm(5)s(2)U34)-methyltransferase has protein sequence MKLQSALHFSHTLLDQVVKPGDTVIDATAGMGNDTLKLAQLVGSTGHVYSFDIQKAAVTATKAKLAATGYQNATVVQLGHEQLDQVVRVPVKSAIFNLGYLPNGDHHVITHPETTITALEKCLALLEPLGLVIVVCYYGHPGGEAEKDQVLNWAPHLPQWEFNVLQYQFLNQVHQPPFLLAIQKR, from the coding sequence ATGAAATTACAATCTGCATTACACTTTAGCCACACCCTCTTAGACCAGGTGGTAAAACCGGGTGATACCGTTATCGATGCTACGGCGGGAATGGGAAATGATACCCTCAAATTGGCCCAATTAGTGGGTTCGACCGGCCACGTCTACAGTTTTGATATCCAAAAAGCGGCCGTAACGGCCACGAAAGCAAAACTAGCTGCTACTGGCTACCAGAACGCAACGGTCGTGCAACTGGGACACGAACAACTGGACCAGGTCGTCAGGGTTCCAGTTAAAAGTGCCATCTTTAACCTTGGTTATCTTCCGAATGGTGACCACCACGTGATTACCCATCCGGAGACCACCATTACGGCATTAGAAAAATGTCTGGCGCTCCTGGAACCCCTTGGACTAGTAATTGTGGTTTGCTATTACGGTCATCCTGGTGGAGAAGCGGAAAAGGACCAGGTCCTCAACTGGGCTCCCCACCTTCCCCAATGGGAATTCAACGTTTTACAGTATCAATTCTTGAATCAGGTTCACCAACCACCGTTTCTGTTGGCAATTCAAAAACGCTAA